The Anaerolineae bacterium genome has a window encoding:
- a CDS encoding response regulator transcription factor yields the protein MAKIVVVEDDRVLAETLAENLTQEGHKVTTVADGETAYQKIVAKPPDLIILDVMLPRLDGLSLCRMIRREPTTSHIPIIMLTARSSEVDKIVGLESGADDYVVKPFGLGELLARIRAIMRRAPTRPATQDELVAGDLRLDLTGRHAYLNEVELKLSQKEYDLLAELMRNRNAVLSRDLLLSKVWGYDYFGDRRTVDVHIRWLRKKIEQDPSNPTRIVTVRGIGYRFEG from the coding sequence ATGGCCAAAATCGTTGTTGTCGAAGATGACCGGGTGCTGGCGGAGACGCTGGCCGAAAACCTGACCCAGGAAGGGCATAAGGTCACCACTGTAGCGGACGGCGAGACGGCTTACCAGAAGATCGTGGCCAAACCCCCTGACCTGATCATCCTGGACGTGATGTTGCCGCGGCTGGATGGGCTGAGCCTATGCCGCATGATCCGGCGGGAGCCGACTACTTCGCATATCCCGATCATCATGCTCACCGCCCGCAGCAGCGAGGTAGACAAGATCGTCGGCCTGGAAAGCGGCGCGGATGACTACGTGGTCAAGCCCTTTGGGCTGGGTGAACTGCTGGCCCGCATCCGGGCGATCATGCGCCGCGCCCCTACCCGCCCGGCAACTCAGGATGAACTCGTCGCCGGCGACCTGCGCCTGGACCTGACCGGTCGCCACGCCTATCTGAATGAGGTCGAGCTGAAGCTCAGCCAGAAGGAATACGACCTGCTGGCCGAGCTGATGCGCAACCGCAACGCCGTGCTTTCCCGCGACCTGCTGCTCTCCAAAGTCTGGGGGTACGACTATTTTGGCGACCGGCGCACGGTTGACGTGCACATCCGCTGGCTGCGCAAGAAGATCGAGCAGGACCCCTCCAACCCGACGCGCATTGTCACGGTGCGCGGCATTGGCTACCGCTTTGAGGGCTAG
- a CDS encoding NUDIX domain-containing protein, whose amino-acid sequence MERVICGDQWLALVERRHGSKDVAVIRAGDEALLVPLTADRRVLLTVEPSPALGRDVLILPGGEVAAGELSLETANRELQEEIGYRAGRLDFLATIHPWSKYLTAACHVYLARDLQPARLAGDEDYPISVAAHPLASFEGLIATGQLSDARVIAALYLARRYLQWEQQAAHPG is encoded by the coding sequence ATGGAACGGGTCATCTGCGGAGATCAGTGGCTGGCGCTGGTCGAGCGCAGGCACGGCAGCAAAGATGTGGCCGTGATCAGGGCCGGCGACGAGGCGTTGCTGGTGCCCCTGACTGCCGATCGGCGTGTGCTGCTGACCGTCGAGCCATCCCCCGCCCTGGGCCGCGACGTGTTGATCCTGCCGGGCGGGGAAGTGGCCGCTGGCGAGCTTTCCCTGGAAACAGCCAACCGCGAGTTGCAGGAAGAGATCGGCTACCGGGCCGGGCGGCTGGACTTCCTGGCGACGATACACCCCTGGAGCAAATACCTGACAGCGGCCTGTCATGTCTATCTGGCCCGCGATCTGCAGCCTGCTCGCCTGGCGGGCGATGAGGATTACCCGATCAGCGTGGCAGCCCATCCGCTGGCGAGCTTCGAGGGTCTGATCGCCACCGGGCAACTCAGCGACGCCCGCGTGATTGCCGCCCTGTATCTGGCCCGGCGCTATCTGCAATGGGAACAGCAGGCGGCCCACCCCGGATGA
- a CDS encoding FHA domain-containing protein — MIYGRLDVYWPDGPMESYELGKSTVAIGRSPGNDLTLEAAAVSRYHATISLRNGEVFLQDLGSINGTYINGQRLPPNEPYSLQSGEEIQIGELRLIFYAVDPTQADVLVDETTQRIAYQVPTFEVELIGLDQPVTPGVFVQGKLVIHNLGDEPDRYFIEIDGVPRDWVRLERVEAALEPGQEAHLMLSFKPLRRPDTAPGDYTFTVQVRSKSRPTQTVDARITLHVLPYSGFGIDLGRNRIAAGQLLPIFVHNQGNASLDLSFAGQDAQNALRFTFTPATIRLGPGQRQTIHARVEVRRSPLLGGPRELPFVVMARAHDASGFVAPLPARVVAAPALTGWRLGAAVGVTLTALLAAIVLLALLLAPPPPPQIIRLALSAPEIVSGDPLTLSWEIRDAAALYLEVDGVRRGEAINAADSGVTFDLTVPGPHEVALVAVNGQAVARQSLQVQVHERLRIASFSAQPAMLVRYVTQPVVLSWEVPGGVQVQLLGLPGDDVSAVYGPADSRQVRLEGLTPLTITLRALGGAGQVAEQALTLPVEDPVCAVVEDNTPVRAGPSTLHTLLGMASAGQMIVPDMRDGSGQWLRVFANDDQRVWLAAAALQCLNLDPMLLRVDPAPPTPVPTDTASPSPLPSATAGPSAIPTPTPTALPSATPPPTPKARG; from the coding sequence ATGATTTACGGTCGGCTGGACGTGTACTGGCCCGACGGGCCGATGGAAAGTTATGAGCTGGGCAAGTCTACCGTGGCCATCGGTCGGTCGCCCGGCAATGACCTCACCCTGGAGGCCGCGGCGGTTTCCCGTTATCATGCCACCATCAGCCTGCGCAATGGCGAGGTGTTCCTGCAGGACCTCGGCTCAATTAACGGCACCTACATCAACGGCCAACGCCTGCCCCCCAATGAGCCTTACAGTTTGCAGAGCGGCGAGGAAATCCAGATCGGCGAGTTGCGCCTGATCTTTTACGCTGTTGACCCCACCCAGGCCGATGTGCTGGTAGACGAAACCACCCAGCGCATCGCCTACCAGGTGCCCACCTTTGAGGTGGAACTGATCGGTCTCGACCAGCCGGTCACACCGGGGGTGTTCGTCCAGGGCAAGCTGGTCATTCATAACCTGGGCGATGAGCCGGATCGCTACTTCATCGAGATCGACGGTGTTCCGCGGGACTGGGTACGCCTGGAACGGGTGGAAGCAGCCCTGGAACCGGGCCAGGAAGCCCACCTGATGCTGAGCTTCAAGCCGCTGCGCCGCCCCGATACCGCGCCGGGCGACTACACTTTCACCGTGCAGGTGCGCAGCAAGTCGCGTCCCACCCAGACGGTTGACGCGCGGATTACCCTGCATGTCTTGCCCTACAGCGGCTTTGGCATCGATCTGGGCCGCAACCGGATCGCTGCCGGGCAGTTGCTGCCGATCTTTGTTCACAATCAGGGCAACGCCTCCCTGGACCTGAGCTTTGCCGGTCAGGACGCGCAAAACGCGTTGCGCTTCACTTTCACCCCGGCGACGATCCGCCTGGGGCCGGGCCAGCGCCAGACAATCCACGCTCGCGTGGAAGTGCGCCGGTCGCCGTTACTGGGCGGTCCGCGTGAGCTACCCTTCGTGGTGATGGCCCGCGCCCATGACGCTTCGGGCTTTGTCGCCCCATTGCCCGCCCGTGTGGTCGCTGCCCCGGCGCTTACCGGCTGGCGGCTGGGCGCAGCGGTCGGTGTGACGCTGACCGCCCTGCTGGCGGCGATCGTGCTCCTGGCGTTGCTGCTGGCGCCGCCTCCGCCGCCCCAGATTATCCGCCTGGCGCTATCCGCGCCGGAGATCGTCTCCGGCGATCCGCTGACGCTTAGCTGGGAAATCCGGGATGCGGCAGCCCTGTACCTGGAAGTAGATGGCGTGCGCCGGGGGGAGGCTATCAACGCGGCGGACAGCGGCGTGACCTTTGACCTGACCGTCCCCGGCCCGCATGAGGTGGCCCTGGTTGCTGTCAACGGCCAGGCCGTGGCCCGCCAGAGCCTTCAGGTGCAGGTGCATGAACGGCTGAGGATCGCCAGTTTCAGCGCCCAGCCAGCGATGCTGGTGCGCTATGTGACCCAGCCGGTGGTGTTAAGCTGGGAAGTGCCGGGCGGGGTACAGGTGCAATTACTGGGTCTGCCGGGCGATGACGTCAGCGCCGTCTATGGCCCGGCGGATTCGCGCCAGGTGCGGCTGGAAGGGCTGACCCCGCTGACGATCACCCTGCGGGCGCTGGGTGGCGCCGGGCAGGTGGCCGAACAGGCGCTGACCCTGCCAGTGGAAGACCCGGTCTGCGCCGTGGTGGAGGATAATACCCCCGTCCGGGCCGGGCCGAGTACCCTGCATACCCTGCTGGGCATGGCCAGTGCCGGGCAGATGATCGTACCCGACATGCGCGATGGTAGCGGGCAATGGTTGCGTGTCTTCGCCAATGATGATCAGCGGGTGTGGCTTGCCGCCGCCGCGCTGCAATGCCTGAATCTGGACCCGATGCTCCTGCGCGTTGATCCCGCCCCGCCGACTCCTGTGCCGACCGATACGGCTTCTCCATCGCCATTGCCCAGCGCGACCGCCGGCCCGTCGGCGATCCCCACGCCGACGCCTACGGCGTTGCCCTCCGCCACCCCACCGCCCACGCCAAAAGCGCGAGGCTGA
- a CDS encoding rhomboid family intramembrane serine protease — MLPLRDLNPTQRIPIANFTLIAINILVYFLFQAGLSMRESYALAMDWAVVPVTITRAGITPESLLDIVRAMFMHGSIAHLAGNMLYLWIFGDNLEDRMGIPLYLLFYFACGFAATFAQIAIDPASDIPMLGASGAIAGVLGGYLVLFPRVRVRGLIFFGYFARMADLSALWVLGFWFVLQLLEGFASLGSLMGGGVAFFAHIGGFVAGVVLMWLFMLAVPQPPHHERHELLYQRYDARRGRGGWY, encoded by the coding sequence ATGCTTCCTCTGCGAGACCTTAACCCAACCCAGCGCATCCCCATCGCCAACTTCACGCTAATCGCGATCAACATCCTGGTCTATTTTCTATTTCAGGCTGGTCTTTCCATGCGGGAGTCCTATGCGCTGGCGATGGACTGGGCGGTTGTGCCGGTGACAATCACGCGGGCCGGGATCACGCCGGAGTCGCTGCTTGACATCGTGCGGGCGATGTTCATGCACGGCAGTATCGCTCACCTGGCCGGTAACATGCTCTACCTGTGGATCTTCGGCGATAACCTGGAAGACCGCATGGGCATCCCGCTGTATCTGCTCTTCTACTTCGCCTGCGGCTTTGCCGCCACCTTCGCCCAGATCGCCATCGACCCGGCGTCAGACATCCCCATGCTGGGGGCCAGCGGGGCCATCGCCGGTGTGCTGGGCGGCTACCTGGTGCTGTTTCCCCGTGTGCGTGTGCGCGGCCTGATCTTCTTCGGCTACTTCGCCCGGATGGCTGATCTTTCGGCGCTGTGGGTGCTGGGCTTCTGGTTTGTGCTCCAGCTGCTGGAAGGCTTCGCCTCGCTGGGCAGCCTGATGGGCGGCGGCGTGGCGTTCTTCGCCCATATTGGCGGTTTTGTGGCCGGGGTGGTGCTGATGTGGCTGTTCATGCTGGCCGTTCCCCAGCCGCCGCATCATGAGCGCCACGAACTCCTTTACCAGCGTTACGATGCCCGTCGGGGGCGCGGGGGGTGGTACTGA
- a CDS encoding OsmC family protein, translated as MELFDMTVTFPGELRVDAEIHDVRIPTGGEGEPSPFDLFLAGIGTCSGIKVLAFCQERGIATAGLYITQRMHYNRDTNRIEKIEMQIHLPEGFPAQYHDAVVRAANTCGVKKHILNPPEFETYVMVPQTAQPE; from the coding sequence ATGGAACTTTTCGACATGACTGTCACCTTCCCTGGCGAATTGCGCGTTGACGCCGAGATTCACGATGTGCGCATCCCCACCGGGGGCGAGGGCGAACCTTCCCCTTTCGATCTTTTCCTGGCCGGGATCGGCACGTGCTCCGGGATCAAGGTGCTGGCCTTTTGCCAGGAACGGGGCATCGCTACCGCAGGCCTGTACATCACCCAGCGCATGCACTACAATCGGGACACCAACCGCATCGAGAAGATCGAGATGCAAATCCATCTGCCGGAGGGCTTCCCCGCCCAGTATCATGACGCGGTAGTGCGCGCGGCCAACACCTGCGGGGTCAAAAAGCACATCCTGAATCCGCCGGAGTTCGAGACCTACGTCATGGTGCCGCAGACGGCCCAACCGGAATAA
- a CDS encoding ABC transporter permease, protein MTRYIIRRLIQAVPLLIAISVIVFAIVEIAPGDPAQMYVDPEKGADPEYIVQVRRSLGLDQPVYVRYVSWLVKTLQGDFGFSFRTRRPVALEIGDRLPNTLLLGGVALVMSILVAVPIGIISALKRYTLIDYILSTLALVGISVPVFWVALVLLQVFAIHLNWLPGVGMRSVRVQYEGFEATLDVIRHMILPATVLSLAQTASWSRYQRSALLEVLGQDYIRTARAKGARERRVIGLHALRNALIPMVTLIGLSVPSIVTGAFITETIFGWPGMGRLGVESINGRDYPIIMAVTMLSAVLIVVGNLLADIAYAWVDPRIRYD, encoded by the coding sequence ATGACCCGCTATATCATCCGCCGCCTGATCCAGGCTGTGCCGCTGTTGATCGCTATCTCCGTGATCGTGTTCGCCATCGTGGAGATCGCGCCGGGCGACCCTGCCCAGATGTATGTCGACCCGGAAAAGGGAGCCGATCCAGAGTATATCGTCCAGGTGCGCCGCAGCCTGGGGCTGGATCAGCCTGTCTACGTGCGTTATGTCTCCTGGCTGGTCAAGACGCTGCAGGGGGACTTTGGCTTTTCCTTCCGCACCCGCCGCCCGGTGGCGCTGGAGATCGGCGACCGCCTGCCCAACACGCTGTTGCTGGGCGGAGTGGCCCTGGTGATGTCCATTCTGGTCGCGGTGCCCATCGGCATCATCTCGGCGCTCAAGCGCTACACCCTGATCGATTACATCCTGAGTACCCTGGCTCTGGTGGGCATCTCGGTGCCTGTCTTCTGGGTGGCGCTGGTGTTGTTGCAGGTCTTTGCCATCCATCTCAACTGGCTGCCCGGCGTGGGGATGCGCTCGGTGCGCGTGCAATACGAAGGCTTTGAAGCCACGCTGGACGTGATCCGCCACATGATCCTCCCGGCGACTGTCCTGAGCCTGGCCCAGACGGCGAGCTGGTCGCGCTACCAGCGTTCGGCCCTGCTGGAGGTGCTGGGTCAGGATTACATCCGTACAGCGCGGGCCAAAGGTGCGCGGGAGCGGCGCGTGATCGGGTTGCACGCCCTGCGCAACGCGCTGATCCCGATGGTGACGCTGATCGGCCTCTCGGTGCCGTCGATCGTGACCGGCGCATTTATCACGGAAACGATCTTCGGCTGGCCGGGGATGGGTCGGCTGGGGGTCGAATCGATCAACGGGCGCGATTACCCGATCATCATGGCCGTGACCATGCTTTCCGCCGTGTTGATTGTCGTGGGCAACCTGCTGGCCGATATCGCCTATGCCTGGGTTGACCCGAGGATTCGCTATGACTGA
- a CDS encoding ABC transporter permease gives MTETILPLSLEATRPTPQWKLIWRQFRKHRLALVSAVLLLLMGLMAIFTDQLTPYDPNANNTAYARGRPQPPSAEYVFGTDNYGRDYLSRAMVGARVSLFVGVTAVIFQIGIGVTIGATAGYFGGWVDNLLMRITDIFLSIPGFFLLLIISGVFGGTLLTLIFLIGALNWMTVARLVRAEFLSLKGREFIEAARCIGVPGWRLVTRHLLPNALAPIIVAATLSVPYAILTESALSFLGLGVPPPHASLGKMLEEAQQWLRTAWWMWVVPGAIISVIVLSFNFVGDGLRDAFDPQLRR, from the coding sequence ATGACTGAGACGATCCTGCCTCTTTCTTTGGAAGCGACCCGCCCCACGCCCCAGTGGAAGCTGATCTGGCGCCAGTTCCGCAAGCACCGGCTGGCCCTGGTCAGCGCTGTACTGCTGCTGCTGATGGGGCTGATGGCGATCTTCACCGATCAACTCACCCCTTACGATCCCAACGCCAACAATACCGCTTATGCGCGTGGCCGCCCCCAGCCGCCCTCAGCGGAATATGTCTTTGGCACGGACAACTACGGTCGGGACTACCTCTCGCGGGCAATGGTTGGGGCGCGCGTCTCCCTCTTTGTTGGCGTGACAGCGGTGATCTTTCAGATCGGCATCGGCGTGACCATCGGCGCGACGGCGGGCTACTTCGGCGGCTGGGTGGACAACCTGCTGATGCGCATCACCGATATCTTCCTGTCCATTCCCGGCTTCTTCCTGCTGTTGATCATCTCCGGCGTGTTCGGCGGCACATTGCTGACGCTGATCTTCCTGATCGGCGCCCTGAACTGGATGACCGTGGCGCGCCTGGTGCGGGCGGAATTCCTTTCCCTCAAAGGGCGCGAATTCATCGAGGCGGCGCGCTGCATCGGCGTGCCAGGCTGGCGGCTGGTGACTCGCCATCTGTTGCCCAACGCCCTGGCCCCGATCATCGTGGCCGCGACGCTTTCCGTGCCTTACGCCATCCTGACCGAGTCGGCGCTGAGCTTTCTGGGGCTGGGGGTGCCGCCGCCCCACGCCAGCCTGGGTAAAATGCTGGAAGAGGCTCAGCAATGGCTGCGGACGGCATGGTGGATGTGGGTCGTGCCGGGCGCGATCATCTCTGTGATCGTGCTGTCGTTCAACTTCGTTGGGGATGGGCTGCGCGACGCCTTCGACCCGCAACTGCGGCGTTGA
- a CDS encoding ABC transporter substrate-binding protein: MRKTLLSLLLVVGLLLPVMAVSAQGGEDFVCPNKGGTMVVSYGGDPRTLSGLYANDGNSLFVVTFMAEPLILGGENWGDKIEPALAESWEISEDGLEYTFHLRQGVKWHDGEPFTAEDVLFTYQAVQLEENAIDWRPNLMQGDQPMQFEVVDDHTFKVILNEPDAAVLTSLAIPIVPKHAFEGLNMVDAPYNTNPIATGPFKFVEWKTGESITLDANPDYWRGAPCLDRIVVRFIEGATNTANALLAGEVDFARVDGADVTPFQDNPDFVLQTAPRDLMRYVGFNVRSPNFSDPAVRRALAVGLDRQAIIDVAAGGYGMLADSLFNRAVFMYEEGRNEQYPYDPELAKQMLAEAGWTDTDGDGILDKDGQPMHMRLAYMGTWSLMQAIAPVIYDNWRALGVDVELAPLDEAKAYEEIYENTSEEKPYDATIGGWGLFGPEPDHYRNYLANPTGFFAFNNQQIIDLFNQGRKVTDPQARYDLYAEIDRLLWEDLPMIPLYQAVGAWAYRSDLNIDAAELNGTFLTGLKYPGRVYFEAQ, translated from the coding sequence ATGCGCAAAACATTGTTGAGTCTGCTGCTGGTGGTGGGGCTATTGCTGCCAGTGATGGCTGTCAGCGCCCAGGGCGGCGAGGACTTTGTGTGCCCGAACAAGGGCGGCACGATGGTGGTCTCCTATGGCGGCGACCCGCGCACCCTGAGTGGCCTGTATGCCAACGACGGCAACAGCCTGTTCGTGGTCACCTTCATGGCCGAACCGCTCATCCTGGGTGGCGAGAACTGGGGCGATAAGATCGAACCGGCCCTCGCTGAATCCTGGGAAATCTCGGAAGACGGGCTGGAGTACACCTTCCATCTGCGTCAGGGTGTCAAGTGGCACGACGGCGAACCCTTTACGGCGGAAGATGTGCTCTTTACCTATCAGGCCGTACAGCTTGAGGAAAACGCCATTGACTGGCGCCCCAACCTGATGCAGGGCGATCAGCCGATGCAGTTCGAGGTGGTGGACGATCACACCTTCAAGGTCATCCTCAACGAGCCTGATGCCGCCGTGCTGACCTCCCTGGCCATCCCGATCGTGCCCAAGCACGCCTTCGAGGGCCTGAACATGGTCGACGCGCCGTACAACACCAACCCGATCGCCACCGGCCCCTTCAAGTTCGTGGAATGGAAGACCGGCGAGAGCATTACCCTGGACGCCAACCCGGACTACTGGCGCGGCGCGCCGTGCCTGGACCGCATTGTGGTACGCTTCATCGAAGGCGCGACCAACACGGCTAACGCCCTGCTGGCCGGTGAGGTGGACTTCGCCCGTGTGGACGGCGCGGATGTGACCCCCTTCCAGGACAACCCTGACTTCGTGCTGCAGACCGCCCCACGTGACCTGATGCGTTACGTCGGCTTCAACGTCCGCAGCCCCAACTTCAGCGACCCGGCAGTACGCCGCGCCCTGGCCGTTGGCCTGGATCGCCAGGCGATCATCGATGTGGCGGCGGGCGGCTATGGTATGCTGGCGGATTCGCTCTTCAACCGGGCCGTCTTCATGTACGAGGAAGGCCGCAACGAGCAGTATCCGTACGATCCGGAACTGGCCAAGCAGATGCTGGCCGAGGCCGGCTGGACGGATACCGATGGCGACGGCATCCTGGATAAGGATGGCCAGCCGATGCACATGCGTCTGGCCTACATGGGCACCTGGTCACTGATGCAGGCCATTGCCCCGGTCATCTACGACAACTGGCGCGCCCTGGGCGTGGATGTCGAGCTGGCCCCGCTGGATGAGGCCAAGGCCTACGAAGAAATCTACGAGAACACCAGCGAGGAAAAGCCCTACGACGCCACCATCGGCGGCTGGGGTCTCTTCGGCCCGGAGCCGGATCACTACCGCAACTACCTGGCCAACCCGACCGGCTTCTTCGCCTTCAACAACCAGCAGATCATCGACCTGTTCAATCAGGGCCGCAAGGTGACCGACCCGCAGGCGCGCTATGACCTGTACGCCGAGATCGATCGCCTGCTGTGGGAAGACCTGCCGATGATCCCGCTCTATCAGGCTGTCGGCGCCTGGGCTTACCGCAGCGACCTGAACATCGATGCGGCGGAACTGAACGGCACCTTCCTGACCGGTCTCAAGTACCCTGGCCGCGTCTACTTCGAGGCGCAGTAG
- a CDS encoding ribonuclease HII: MARGVITTAGLEFEREAYAQGWRLIAGVDEAGRGAWAGPVAAAAVILPVEREDLSTMLAGVTDSKALSAERRDELAARIEEIALSWAVGRATNVEIDEKGIIVATQLAMERALRKLEIAPDYVLIDAMSLAETVIPADRQRRIIKGDQRSLSIAAASILAKVYRDRFMLALDEQYPEYGFAWHKGYGTRQHREELTAHGPCVAHRHSFRPVMSWKQLL; the protein is encoded by the coding sequence ATGGCTAGGGGCGTGATCACCACGGCAGGGCTGGAATTTGAGCGCGAAGCCTATGCCCAGGGGTGGCGGCTGATCGCTGGCGTGGACGAGGCCGGGCGCGGGGCGTGGGCCGGACCGGTGGCCGCCGCCGCGGTCATCCTGCCTGTGGAACGCGAAGACCTTTCGACGATGCTGGCCGGTGTCACGGATTCCAAAGCCCTCAGCGCAGAGCGACGCGACGAGCTGGCCGCCCGTATTGAGGAGATCGCCCTGTCCTGGGCGGTAGGCCGCGCCACCAATGTCGAGATCGACGAGAAGGGGATCATTGTCGCGACGCAACTGGCCATGGAACGCGCCCTGCGCAAACTGGAGATTGCCCCCGATTACGTCCTGATCGATGCCATGAGCCTGGCGGAAACTGTCATCCCTGCCGACCGGCAGCGGCGGATCATCAAGGGCGACCAGCGCTCGCTGAGCATCGCCGCCGCCAGTATCCTGGCCAAAGTCTATCGTGACCGCTTTATGCTGGCGCTGGATGAGCAGTACCCGGAGTACGGCTTTGCCTGGCACAAGGGCTACGGCACCCGTCAGCACCGTGAGGAACTGACCGCTCACGGCCCCTGTGTGGCCCACCGCCACAGTTTCCGCCCCGTAATGTCCTGGAAGCAACTCCTGTAG